Proteins from a genomic interval of Acomys russatus chromosome 19, mAcoRus1.1, whole genome shotgun sequence:
- the Tmem147 gene encoding transmembrane protein 147, protein MTLFHFGNCFALAYFPYFITYKCSGLSEYNAFWKCVQAGVTYLFVQLCKMLFLATFFPTWEGGIYDFIGEFMKASVDVADLIGLNLVMSRNAGKGEYKIMVAALGWATAELIMSRCIPLWVGARGIEFDWKYIQMSIDSNISLVHYIIASAQVWMITRYDLYHTFRPAVLLLMFLSVYKAFVMETFVHLCSLGSWTALLARAVVTGLLALSTLALYVAVVNVHS, encoded by the exons ATGACCCTGTTCCACTTCGGGAACTGCTTCGCCCTCGCCTACTTTCCCTATTTCATCACGTACAAGTGCAGCGGCCT GTCTGAGTACAACGCCTTCTGGAAGTGCGTCCAGGCCGGGGTCACCTACCTCTTTGTGCAGCTATGCAAG ATGCTGTTCTTGGCCACTTTCTTCCCCACCTGGGAAGGTGGCATCTATGACTTCATTGGG GAATTCATGAAGGCCAGTGTGGATGTGGCGGACCTCATAGGCCTAAACCTTGTCATGTCCCGGAATGCAGGCAAGGGAGAGTACAAGATCATGGTTGCTGCCCTGGGCTGGGCAACTGCTGAGCTCATCATGTCCCG CTGCATCCCTCTCTGGGTGGGAGCCCGAGGCATTGAATTTGACTGGAAATACATCCAAATGAGCATAGACTCCAACATCAGTCTG GTCCACTACATCATCGCATCGGCTCAGGTCTGGATGATAACACGTTATGACCTGTACCACACATTCCGGCCCGCTGTGCTCCTCCTGATGTTCCTTAGTGTCTACAAGGCCTTTGTCATGGA GACCTTCGTCCACCTCTGTTCGCTGGGTAGTTGGACAGCGCTGCTGGCCCGGGCGGTAGTGACAGGACTGCTGGCCCTCAGCACCTTGGCCCTGTATGTTGCTGTTGTCAATGTACACTCCTAG